The Hyphomicrobium sp. MC1 genome window below encodes:
- the truB gene encoding tRNA pseudouridine(55) synthase TruB encodes MARRKKGNAVHGWLILDKPINMTSTQAVGAVRRAFNAQKAGHSGTLDPLATGILPIALGEATKTVSFAVDGEKAYRFTVRWGAETETDDTEGAVSKTSDKRPERAEIEALLPRFHGEIMQVPPAYSAIKIDGNRAYDLARDGETVVLEPRPVVIESLKLVDMPDDATSVFEARCGKGTYVRALARDLGRLMGCYGHVIALRRTEVGPFDEARAISMDTLLAAAQSEDPGEIAKLLLPVEAALADLPELLVSQSDAATLARGQTVIIRGRDAPIMTGPAYATSKGRLIALGELAKGALHPTRVFNLG; translated from the coding sequence ATGGCACGACGCAAAAAAGGCAACGCCGTTCACGGCTGGCTCATTCTCGACAAGCCGATCAACATGACCTCGACGCAGGCTGTTGGTGCGGTTCGCCGCGCCTTCAACGCGCAAAAGGCCGGACACTCCGGCACGCTCGATCCGCTCGCAACAGGCATCCTCCCGATCGCGCTCGGCGAAGCCACGAAAACTGTATCGTTCGCAGTCGATGGCGAAAAAGCCTATCGCTTCACCGTGCGTTGGGGCGCTGAAACTGAGACAGACGATACCGAAGGCGCCGTCTCGAAAACGAGCGACAAGCGCCCCGAGCGCGCGGAGATCGAAGCTCTGCTGCCGCGCTTTCACGGCGAGATCATGCAGGTGCCGCCCGCCTATTCGGCGATCAAGATTGATGGCAATCGCGCCTACGATCTGGCGCGCGACGGCGAAACGGTCGTCCTTGAACCGCGCCCGGTCGTGATCGAGAGCCTGAAGCTCGTCGACATGCCGGATGACGCAACAAGCGTATTCGAAGCCCGCTGCGGCAAGGGCACCTATGTCCGCGCCCTGGCCCGTGATCTCGGACGACTGATGGGCTGCTATGGCCACGTCATCGCGCTCCGGCGTACCGAAGTCGGCCCCTTCGACGAAGCTCGCGCCATCAGCATGGACACGCTCCTCGCGGCCGCGCAGTCGGAAGATCCGGGAGAGATCGCCAAGTTGCTGCTGCCCGTTGAGGCGGCCCTCGCCGATCTCCCCGAGCTGCTCGTCTCTCAAAGCGACGCCGCCACGCTCGCGCGCGGCCAAACAGTCATCATTCGCGGCCGTGACGCGCCGATCATGACCGGCCCCGCCTACGCGACCTCGAAGGGTCGCCTGATCGCGCTCGGCGAGCTTGCCAAGGGCGCGCTGCACCCGACACGGGTCTTCAATCTCGGCTAA
- the rbfA gene encoding 30S ribosome-binding factor RbfA — protein sequence MAKKPAPSGAKGPSQRMLRVGELIRHKLSELLSRGEIHDDVLASHVITIPEVRLSPDLKLATVYVMPLGGNDVKPVIEALTRNKKYIRAEVAHTLNLRYAPDLRFREDETFEEATRIDRLLDSERVQRDIKK from the coding sequence ATGGCAAAGAAACCAGCCCCATCGGGCGCCAAAGGCCCGTCGCAGCGCATGTTGCGCGTCGGCGAACTGATCCGTCACAAGCTTTCCGAACTGCTCTCTCGCGGAGAAATCCACGACGACGTGCTGGCTTCTCACGTCATCACCATTCCGGAAGTGCGTCTCTCGCCGGACCTGAAGCTCGCAACCGTCTACGTCATGCCGCTCGGCGGCAACGACGTGAAGCCTGTCATCGAAGCCCTCACGCGGAACAAAAAATACATCCGCGCCGAAGTCGCGCATACGCTGAACCTCCGTTATGCGCCCGACCTTCGCTTTCGCGAGGACGAAACCTTCGAAGAAGCAACCCGCATTGACCGCCTTCTCGATAGCGAGCGCGTTCAGCGCGACATCAAGAAATAA
- the rpsO gene encoding 30S ribosomal protein S15 produces MRPRWTTSRPWPLISNSQFRKEHSMSQIAPHRREAKTAVIKDNATKSNDTGSPEVQIAVLTHRINELTEHFKAHKKDNHSRRGLLKMVSQRRQLLDYVKAKDNARYQKIIEKNGIRR; encoded by the coding sequence TTGCGACCCCGCTGGACGACATCCCGGCCGTGGCCGCTGATCTCAAACTCCCAATTTCGAAAGGAGCATTCGATGTCGCAGATCGCACCTCACCGCCGTGAGGCCAAGACGGCTGTCATCAAAGACAATGCCACGAAGTCCAACGACACCGGCTCGCCGGAAGTCCAGATCGCCGTCCTGACGCATCGCATCAACGAGCTGACCGAGCACTTCAAGGCGCACAAGAAAGACAACCATTCGCGCCGTGGCCTGCTCAAGATGGTCAGCCAGCGCCGCCAGCTCCTTGACTACGTCAAGGCCAAGGACAACGCCCGCTATCAGAAGATCATCGAGAAAAACGGCATCCGCCGCTAA
- the pnp gene encoding polyribonucleotide nucleotidyltransferase, with translation MFDIHRVEIDWGGRKLKLETGHYARQADAAVMAQYGDTTVLATVVGARSAKPGIDFFPLTVNYQERTYAAGKIPGGYFKREGRPSEKETLVSRLIDRPIRPLFVDGFKNETQVVVTVMSHDLENDPDILGMVAASAALTLSGLPFLGPIGAARVGLIGGEFVLNPMIDEMAETALDLVVAGTTDAVMMVESEAKELPESQMLEAVMFGHKHMQPVIQAIIKLAEKAAKEPWDIKIADKAKYAADVKKIAEAKLKEAFSTKEKGKRQDLVSEAKKAITEGIAIPADDPNEKVLLGDAFKSLEMDIMRGDVLKTKRRIDGRDLKTVRPILSEVHVLPRTHGSALFTRGETQALVVATLGTGEDEQFIDSLEGTKKERFLLHYNFPPYSVGEVGRMGSPGRREIGHGKLAWRAIHPMLPSQEEFPYTLRVVSEITESNGSSSMATVCGSSLALMDAGVPLKSPVAGIAMGLIKEGDDFVVLSDILGDEDHLGDMDFKVAGTDKGVTSLQMDIKITGITEEIMRVALEQAHEGRIHILGEMSKAITGARSELGEFAPRIETIKIPVDKIREVIGSGGSVIREIVAESGAKIDIEDDGTVKIASANRESIEKALDRIRGITSEPEVGHIYKGKVVKVMEFGAFVNFFGAKDGLVHISQLAQGRPETVGEVVKEGQEVYVKLLGFDDRGKTRLSMKIVDQATGQEIPRAEGEPEEVFESRPPRREGGRGGRGPRRERG, from the coding sequence ATGTTTGACATCCATCGCGTCGAAATCGACTGGGGTGGCCGCAAGCTGAAGCTTGAAACTGGCCATTACGCCCGCCAGGCAGACGCCGCCGTCATGGCGCAATATGGCGACACCACGGTGCTCGCAACCGTCGTCGGCGCCCGTTCCGCCAAGCCCGGCATCGACTTCTTCCCGCTGACCGTGAACTATCAGGAACGCACCTACGCAGCCGGCAAGATCCCTGGCGGCTACTTCAAGCGCGAAGGCCGTCCGAGCGAAAAGGAAACGCTGGTTTCCCGCCTGATCGACCGTCCGATCCGTCCACTCTTCGTCGACGGCTTCAAGAACGAAACCCAGGTCGTCGTGACGGTCATGTCGCACGACCTCGAAAACGATCCCGATATTCTGGGCATGGTTGCAGCCTCCGCTGCGCTGACGCTCTCGGGCTTGCCGTTCCTCGGCCCGATCGGCGCTGCGCGCGTCGGCCTCATCGGCGGCGAGTTCGTGCTGAACCCGATGATCGACGAGATGGCGGAAACCGCTCTCGACCTCGTCGTCGCCGGCACGACCGACGCCGTGATGATGGTTGAATCGGAAGCCAAGGAACTTCCGGAATCCCAGATGCTCGAAGCCGTCATGTTCGGCCACAAGCACATGCAGCCGGTCATCCAGGCGATCATCAAGCTCGCCGAAAAAGCCGCTAAAGAGCCGTGGGATATCAAGATCGCCGACAAGGCGAAATACGCCGCCGACGTCAAGAAGATCGCCGAAGCGAAGCTGAAGGAAGCCTTCTCCACCAAGGAAAAGGGCAAGCGTCAGGACCTCGTTTCGGAAGCCAAGAAGGCGATCACCGAAGGCATCGCCATTCCGGCTGACGACCCGAACGAGAAAGTCCTGCTCGGGGACGCGTTCAAGTCGCTCGAAATGGACATCATGCGTGGTGACGTCCTGAAGACGAAGCGGCGCATCGACGGCCGCGATCTCAAGACGGTTCGTCCGATCCTCTCGGAAGTCCACGTTCTGCCGCGCACGCACGGTTCGGCGCTCTTCACGCGCGGTGAGACGCAGGCGCTCGTCGTCGCAACCCTCGGCACGGGGGAAGACGAGCAATTCATCGACAGCCTCGAAGGCACGAAGAAAGAGCGCTTCCTGCTTCACTATAACTTCCCGCCCTACTCGGTCGGCGAAGTCGGCCGCATGGGTTCTCCGGGCCGCCGCGAAATCGGCCACGGCAAGCTCGCTTGGCGCGCCATCCACCCGATGCTGCCGAGCCAGGAAGAGTTCCCCTATACGCTCCGCGTCGTCTCCGAAATCACCGAGTCGAACGGCTCCTCGTCGATGGCGACGGTCTGCGGTTCGTCTCTCGCGCTGATGGACGCCGGCGTGCCGCTGAAGTCTCCGGTGGCTGGTATCGCGATGGGCCTGATCAAGGAAGGCGATGACTTCGTCGTCCTCTCCGACATCCTTGGCGACGAAGATCACCTCGGCGACATGGACTTCAAGGTGGCCGGCACCGATAAGGGTGTTACGTCACTGCAGATGGACATCAAGATCACCGGCATCACTGAGGAAATCATGCGCGTCGCTCTCGAGCAGGCGCATGAGGGCCGTATCCACATCCTCGGCGAAATGTCGAAGGCGATCACGGGTGCGCGTTCCGAACTCGGTGAGTTCGCCCCGCGCATCGAGACGATCAAGATCCCAGTCGACAAGATCCGCGAAGTCATCGGCTCGGGCGGTTCGGTCATCCGTGAAATCGTCGCGGAATCGGGCGCTAAGATCGACATCGAAGACGATGGCACCGTGAAAATCGCTTCCGCCAACCGTGAATCGATCGAGAAAGCCCTCGACCGCATCCGCGGCATCACTTCCGAACCCGAGGTCGGCCACATCTACAAGGGCAAGGTCGTGAAGGTCATGGAGTTCGGCGCGTTCGTGAACTTCTTCGGCGCGAAGGACGGCCTGGTCCACATCTCGCAGCTCGCGCAGGGCCGTCCCGAGACGGTCGGCGAAGTCGTGAAGGAAGGCCAGGAAGTCTACGTGAAGCTTCTTGGCTTCGACGATCGCGGCAAGACGCGTCTGTCGATGAAGATCGTCGATCAGGCGACCGGCCAGGAAATCCCGCGCGCTGAAGGCGAGCCGGAAGAAGTCTTCGAGAGCCGTCCGCCGCGCCGCGAAGGTGGCCGTGGCGGTCGCGGTCCGCGCCGTGAGCGCGGCTAA
- the infB gene encoding translation initiation factor IF-2: MTDSNDQTDKTIRVGARKPLSLQRTVESGHVRQNFSHGRSKSVVVEKKKTRRLGSEGEGTAPPAPSAVTIEKSQAPHRVPPAPPSQSSGDRSAGRVLSNEERAARERALAAARAEDTSRVPEAEPVRFEPVVRPPEPQPRAEERPQTAPSEQPTVASSVAPAAQAPEQAAAQASAPAAAAAQPASAPTPPPAGRGNAPQREPRHEGRRDGGGREGGRDAGHAPRGDGGRPQFNRGPRPSGNTAFMPREAGRPREIELPIPARRGASAGPADATTIEKPSRPVRPPVVREQVEDDDARKRGPGGVKVPRPAVKTNDDGRQRQKLTITNFDREAQVRSLASLKRKREKEKLKAMGIQQTREKIAREVVIPEAITIQELSNRMAERAVDLIKYLMQQGAMHKITDVLDADTAELIVQEFGHTSKRVSESDVEIGFVGEKDVDDSSLESRAPVVTIMGHVDHGKTSLLDAIRQANVVSGEAGGITQHIGAYQVTAPDGDKITFIDTPGHEAFTAMRARGAKVTDIVVLVVAADDGVMPQTVEAINHAKAANVPIIVAINKIDKPQADPNRVRTELLSYEIVVESMGGETLEVPVSALKHTNLDKLLEAIRLQAEILDLKANPNRTADGVVIEAKLERGRGPVGTVLVQRGTLHVGDIIVAGTAWGRVRALLNDHGANIQSAGPSVPAEVLGFDSAPEAGDQFAVVENEARARELTDYRVRKRRETLGSAGTKSTLEQMMQQLKDAGRKEFPLVVKGDVQGSVEAIAGALKKVGNEEVEARLVHSGVGGITESDIALAAAAKAVVIGFNVRANAQAKQAADAAGVEIRYYNIIYDLVDEVKAAMSGLLAPTRREVFLGYATIKQVFNISKAGKVAGCIVTEGKVERGAKVRLLRDNVVIHEGTLAILKRFKDDVKEVVSGQECGMSFANYQDIREGDQIECFQVETIARSL; encoded by the coding sequence ATGACGGATTCGAACGACCAGACCGATAAGACCATCCGGGTCGGAGCGCGAAAGCCGCTATCGCTGCAGCGAACGGTCGAGTCTGGCCACGTGCGGCAGAACTTCAGCCACGGGCGATCGAAATCCGTTGTCGTCGAGAAAAAGAAGACTCGGCGATTGGGATCCGAGGGCGAGGGCACTGCGCCTCCTGCTCCCAGCGCTGTGACGATCGAAAAATCGCAGGCACCGCATCGCGTGCCCCCAGCACCGCCGAGCCAATCATCTGGTGACCGTTCCGCTGGCCGCGTCCTTTCGAATGAGGAACGCGCCGCACGCGAGCGCGCACTGGCCGCTGCACGCGCCGAAGATACGAGCCGTGTGCCGGAAGCTGAGCCGGTCCGCTTCGAACCCGTCGTTCGTCCGCCCGAGCCACAGCCGCGCGCCGAGGAACGGCCGCAGACGGCGCCGAGCGAACAGCCCACAGTGGCCTCCAGCGTCGCTCCCGCCGCACAGGCGCCCGAACAAGCTGCAGCACAGGCATCAGCTCCGGCCGCAGCTGCCGCTCAGCCCGCTTCCGCACCGACACCGCCGCCTGCCGGACGCGGAAACGCGCCGCAGCGCGAGCCGCGCCATGAAGGCCGCCGCGATGGTGGTGGACGTGAGGGTGGTCGCGACGCTGGTCATGCGCCGCGCGGCGATGGCGGCCGTCCGCAATTCAACCGCGGCCCACGTCCGTCGGGCAACACCGCATTCATGCCGCGTGAAGCCGGCCGCCCGCGCGAGATCGAGCTGCCGATCCCGGCCCGCCGTGGCGCGTCCGCAGGACCGGCTGATGCGACGACGATTGAAAAGCCGTCCCGCCCGGTGCGTCCCCCGGTCGTTCGCGAGCAGGTCGAAGACGATGATGCTCGTAAGCGCGGCCCCGGCGGCGTCAAGGTTCCGCGCCCGGCCGTCAAAACCAACGATGATGGCCGCCAACGCCAGAAGCTGACGATCACGAACTTCGATCGCGAAGCTCAGGTCCGCTCGCTCGCATCCTTGAAGCGCAAGCGCGAGAAGGAAAAGCTGAAAGCCATGGGCATTCAGCAGACGCGCGAAAAGATCGCTCGCGAGGTCGTCATTCCTGAAGCCATCACGATTCAGGAACTCTCCAACCGTATGGCCGAGCGCGCCGTCGACCTCATCAAGTACCTGATGCAGCAAGGCGCGATGCATAAGATCACCGACGTGCTCGATGCCGACACGGCTGAGCTGATCGTCCAGGAATTCGGCCACACATCGAAGCGCGTTTCTGAATCGGACGTCGAAATCGGTTTCGTCGGCGAGAAAGACGTTGACGATTCCTCGCTCGAATCGCGCGCGCCGGTCGTCACGATCATGGGTCACGTCGACCACGGCAAAACGTCGTTGCTCGACGCCATCCGTCAGGCCAACGTCGTCTCGGGCGAAGCTGGCGGCATCACCCAGCATATCGGCGCCTACCAGGTGACGGCGCCCGACGGCGACAAGATCACGTTCATCGATACGCCAGGCCACGAGGCCTTCACCGCCATGCGTGCACGCGGTGCCAAGGTGACGGATATCGTCGTGTTGGTCGTTGCAGCTGACGACGGCGTCATGCCGCAGACGGTTGAAGCCATCAATCACGCCAAGGCTGCAAACGTGCCGATCATTGTTGCCATCAACAAGATCGACAAGCCGCAGGCTGATCCTAACCGCGTCCGCACCGAGCTTTTGTCCTACGAGATCGTGGTCGAAAGCATGGGCGGTGAAACGCTCGAAGTGCCGGTCTCGGCGCTCAAGCACACCAACCTCGATAAGCTGCTCGAAGCGATCCGCCTTCAGGCCGAAATTCTCGACCTCAAGGCCAACCCGAACCGCACGGCCGATGGCGTCGTCATCGAAGCCAAGCTCGAGCGCGGCCGTGGTCCGGTCGGCACTGTCCTTGTTCAGCGCGGCACGCTGCACGTCGGCGATATCATCGTCGCCGGTACGGCCTGGGGTCGCGTCCGTGCACTCCTCAACGATCACGGCGCCAATATCCAGTCGGCTGGTCCCTCGGTTCCCGCAGAGGTCCTGGGCTTTGACTCGGCACCGGAAGCCGGCGACCAGTTCGCGGTCGTCGAAAACGAAGCCCGCGCACGTGAGCTGACGGATTACCGCGTCCGCAAGCGCCGCGAGACGCTTGGCTCTGCTGGCACCAAGAGCACGCTTGAGCAGATGATGCAGCAGCTCAAGGACGCTGGCCGAAAGGAATTCCCGCTCGTCGTCAAAGGCGACGTGCAGGGTTCTGTCGAAGCCATCGCTGGTGCGCTGAAAAAGGTTGGCAACGAGGAAGTCGAAGCCCGTCTGGTGCACTCCGGCGTCGGTGGCATCACCGAGTCCGATATCGCGCTCGCGGCTGCCGCCAAGGCCGTCGTCATCGGCTTCAACGTCCGCGCCAACGCGCAGGCGAAGCAAGCCGCCGACGCAGCCGGCGTCGAAATCCGCTATTACAACATCATCTACGATCTCGTGGATGAAGTGAAAGCGGCGATGTCGGGCCTTCTTGCTCCGACCCGGCGCGAGGTCTTCCTCGGCTACGCCACGATCAAGCAGGTCTTCAACATTTCGAAGGCAGGCAAGGTCGCCGGTTGTATCGTTACCGAAGGCAAGGTCGAGCGCGGCGCCAAGGTCCGTCTGCTGCGCGACAACGTCGTCATTCACGAAGGCACGCTTGCGATCCTCAAGCGCTTCAAGGATGACGTCAAAGAAGTTGTCTCCGGTCAGGAATGCGGCATGTCCTTCGCCAACTATCAGGACATTCGCGAAGGCGACCAGATCGAGTGCTTCCAGGTCGAGACGATTGCTCGATCGCTCTAA
- a CDS encoding glutamate racemase — protein sequence MIGVFDSGLGGLTVLRALVARFDTVDFVYLADHAHVPYGNQASEAIVGYTRDCVEELFARGAKLALLGCNTATAVALRRLQQEWLPDSRWAGGHNVLGIVAPTVEGATQTPWAVTSPQYPQKYNTDTIAVFGTTRTITSGVYPEEIRKRCPKVTVVQQICSELAGAIEQKRPEAELDALVREGVEAMLASNGNMPPHRAILGCTHFPLVEHLFRKYLPPFTRILSQPEVVADSFEDYLARRSNYLNGDERGKLTLLTTGDPQDVSEKARVFWPDVPAFAKA from the coding sequence ATGATCGGGGTGTTTGATTCAGGGCTGGGTGGACTGACGGTGCTTCGCGCGCTCGTTGCGCGTTTCGACACGGTCGATTTCGTCTATCTCGCCGATCACGCCCACGTCCCCTATGGCAATCAGGCGTCGGAAGCCATCGTCGGCTATACGCGCGACTGTGTCGAAGAGCTGTTTGCGCGCGGCGCCAAGCTCGCGCTTCTGGGCTGCAACACGGCGACGGCGGTGGCGCTTCGACGATTGCAGCAGGAGTGGCTACCGGACAGTCGCTGGGCAGGCGGACACAATGTGCTCGGCATCGTCGCGCCGACAGTCGAAGGCGCAACACAGACGCCGTGGGCGGTGACGTCGCCGCAATATCCGCAGAAGTACAACACCGACACGATTGCCGTTTTCGGCACGACGCGGACGATCACGTCGGGCGTCTATCCGGAAGAGATCCGCAAGCGCTGTCCGAAGGTCACGGTCGTGCAGCAGATCTGCTCGGAGCTTGCGGGCGCCATCGAGCAGAAACGGCCGGAAGCGGAGCTTGATGCGCTCGTTCGCGAGGGCGTCGAGGCGATGCTTGCCAGCAACGGCAACATGCCGCCGCATCGCGCTATTCTCGGCTGCACGCATTTCCCGCTCGTTGAGCATCTGTTCCGGAAATATCTGCCGCCGTTTACGCGCATTCTTTCCCAGCCTGAAGTCGTGGCCGACAGTTTCGAGGATTATCTGGCGCGGCGGTCGAATTACCTCAACGGCGATGAACGGGGAAAGCTCACGCTGTTGACAACAGGTGACCCTCAGGACGTCAGCGAGAAAGCCCGGGTTTTCTGGCCCGACGTCCCTGCCTTCGCCAAGGCCTGA